Sequence from the Bremerella volcania genome:
GTCAGGCTCGGCTTACGAGCGGTTCATCCCTCGCTATGAAATGGATATCGCGGTCGCTTGTGCAGGCTCGTACGTCGAACTCGCGGAAGATGGCACCGTCGCCACCGCTCGGATCGCCCTGGGGGCGGTCGGGCCCAAGGCCTTCCTTGCCACCAATGCTGCCAGCGCGTTAACAGGCCAGTCCCCCAGCGACGACCTGATCGAAGACGTTGCCCGCCAGACAGCCACGCTGGCGACCCCGATCAACGACATGCGGGGCACCATCGAGTTTCGCCAACAGTTAGCCTACGTGCTTGTCAAACGAACGCTTCACACGGCCCTGAGTCGAGCCGCTGGCCAAGTCGTCGTCACGCATCCACGCTGATTCACCATCACGGGAAAGACCCCAACATGTCAGGTAAAGCCCCAGCGAAAATGGCCATCTCGACCACCATCAATGGCCAGACCTACGATTTCCTCTGCGAGCCTCGGCAAAGCTTGCTCGAAGTACTGCGGGATACGCTGCAATTGACCGGTGCCAAGGAAGGCTGCAACAACGGCAACTGCGGTGCGTGCACGGTGCTGCTCGATGGCGAGCCGGTCAACAGTTGCATTGTGCTTGCCGTGGAAGTCCACGGGCACGAGCTTACGACCATCGAAGGGATCGCCGACAAAGGCCACCTGCATCCGATTCAACAGTGCTTCCTGGAAGGCGCGGCACTCCAGTGTGGGATCTGCACGCCAGGCTTCATCGTGGCGGCGAAGGCCTTGCTCGATAAGAAGCCCAATCCGGGCGAAGAGGAAATTCGCTTTGCCCTCGCCGGCAAT
This genomic interval carries:
- a CDS encoding (2Fe-2S)-binding protein — translated: MSGKAPAKMAISTTINGQTYDFLCEPRQSLLEVLRDTLQLTGAKEGCNNGNCGACTVLLDGEPVNSCIVLAVEVHGHELTTIEGIADKGHLHPIQQCFLEGAALQCGICTPGFIVAAKALLDKKPNPGEEEIRFALAGNLCRCTGYDKIVRSVKAAAERMSGNGSLKQNPQPTQTSQQQAQQQQ